ggtgcaaAGATCCTTTACTGTgtgatgaaggaaaacttatcCCAACAATATTTATACCCAATTAAATTTGTACAAAAATATATACCTAATTAAGTATGTTAAAACAAGACTTGTTTTTCATGAAAGTAGTAAGAAGGAAATCTTGGGAGTTGTCTTCTTTAATTCTTCTCTTATCCTAAGTCATATAAAGAAAGGGGGTGTAATATAGCCACTCTTAAATCATAAAAAAGggattctacccaaaaaaaaaaaaaaaaaaaagaatttcatAAAAAAGGACAGTAATTAACTTATCATTGAAATATAGATGAGAATCCAAGGGGGACCACCTCCAGTCTTTAAGTGCCAAAGTGCTGTAATGGCCAAATGCCTAATGCTCACATGGGTTATGGCTGAGGTTTggagttgggacttgggactcaTTGATGATCTTAATAAGAGAGTAGTTGTTGTTCTTTCGCTTTcatttcccttttctctttctctttctctttctcttgctctctcCGACCTTACCTTGcccattttcttcctttttcttgttgACTTGTATTTTGTTGTTGTAAACTTTTCTTCTTGAATAAATGAATCAAAGTGGGTCCCTTTGTCACAAACATCTGGTTAGTGACAAGTCAACTTCGGGTTCTCCATAAGATCCATCTGTTTGATTTCATTCTTCTTCTGAATAACCTATTAGTTTGTTGGTTTGTGATAATGAAAATAGTTAGATACTGTTTCCtttgaatttgtttttgtttggttcctttcaattttcaaacaagaagtaattAAGAGTGATTTcagattttctttttgggggtggggtagggtgggGTCAGACTTAAAACCTCATAATTGAGATCCAGATCGATTCCAGttgattttgatccaaatcGAATCGAAACTTATCGAAGCTTATCACAATCTATCAGGATTAGATAAAGAATCAACTCAAATATGCCTTAACCTTAATTTTTAGATGAGGATTAATCGAGTCGAATTGGCCATTTTGGCCTCGGCCAATTCCGAAGGCAATGAATATTGTTCAATAGATAAAAGATAAGAGCAAGAAAGGACCAATTTCAAGCCTCGGGACCAGAATGTGGTAGGGTTAATGCGCCCCGCGTTTGATTCTTGAGACTTATGGGCTGTCTCACGAAGAACTTCGACCTGAACCTTCGCATCTACTCTGTCTTGGAGGATAAACCATGCCTTCGCTAGTGTCCCTCGCTATCACATTGATCCTTGCCGGCCCTTCCTGATTTCAAATCCTTATTTAGATTGAGATCTTGTTCCATTTTTCCCAGTTAAGTCAGACCAGTTCCATAATATAGTTTGTCTAGATCGGGCTGGCCATAATAAATGATCTTTGTttgggaaaaaaacaaaaacaataagtTATAGAATCGCAGAATGGACGGATCACATTTCAGTTTTTGAAATCCTTAGTAGGGTGGGGTCAGAAAGAGTATGATCTGAGGGTTTGGAAATGCAGCAGCTGAGCAGCACATGTGTAGTGCTGTTGTTGGGGGAAAACGtaaattttcaaattgcaaaaaaatcGGGGCTTTGTTTGGGGAATGGGAAACAGGGAAAGGGAGGGGACCAATTGTCCAAATGCCTTGCTACACCCCAACATCCCTCATATGTATGTAACTAACAACTAGGGACACTCCTCGTGGTTGTGCTctcttattttaatttgtttattgGGAGCGATTTTCATGCACAGTCACATTTAGGAGGGGAGTGGTTACGATGGCATCAAATTGGGGGCATTTGGTCATTTCGACTCCCTAGTATGACTTGTGAGAGGGTACACGATCGTAACATGTCGATAAATCCCACATTGTAAAAAATGAGAAACTGCACCATTAAAAGGGTAGATGATGGATTTTTTAGTAAATAATTCACATCTTGTATAAGGAGAGAGAATATCAATGTGAAGCCTGATGAGAGAAAGAATCCCCTCTATCATCATGGAAATCTTTGTCCCAATAATTATGGTGTATGGGATCCACTAAGATTTTAGGAACCAACGACACTAGACGGATTTCATGGATTTAGCTCACAGTATCAGTGACAATATTATATCTATACATATCAGACCGATACAATATTATACCTATTCTTAGGATCATGTTTCTGATAATGTTTTGGAGGTGGCCTTATTGATCCGGGGCTGATTGAAACTTCAGCGGCTGGGGTTGAGATGACTGCTGCTGCGATGGCTGGGGGTAAGAGCTTGACTCCTTGTGGATGTACCCGGATTATGTTGTCGTATTTGGATTTGGGTGATTCTATCCCAATTTTTGCAGCTCTTTCAATTCCAACTGTTAGCTCTAAACTGGCCCGCTACACCTGCTCTAAAGATTCTCCAACTCGTACTGATGACCCATTAACTAAATAGAACATTGAGGCCTTTTTTAATCTatcgattcctaaaaccataGCAGGATTGGCTACTGAAAGCTGAAGTTGAATCCTCTCCAACCCTCCCTTAGTCCTAAGAACAACATTATCATCCATTCCCTATTACACCTAACTATTACACCACCATCAGTTCCCTATTACTCTCTgcaccaaaagaaaaacaataagTCACCTATTACACCTAATAATTAACACTCTCAACAGTAattcatcacatgggtaggtgtGGGTCTATTGTTACTCTCTCCACATCTTCCATTAGTACTCACTAGTCAATACTCAGTACTGCACCTCCTCTAATCCATCCTTGTGGGTACAGCGAACCCTGTCTTTCTTTGTATTCCCTAAAAGGGTTTTGGGATTTGTTTTTGGAGATTTGGGAATGtgagttgggacttgggagttgggacccTTCCTTCATCTGCCTCTCCTGTCCTCTTTTCCTCTGCCAAAATGTTTGACTTTTCACACAATTTCACTTTCACAAATCACTAGTGTTTGATTTGAAATTAGgtatacatttttatttttattttttgggtatcaAAGAAAAATGCGGGTTTTAAAATTTGGGCTGATCCCGATTCCGGCCAATCCAGAGCGACCCATCGTACAAGAACTGGTCTATTCCTAACCCATTTTAGCTGATTTGGAATCAAATCGGATTGGAATGGGCTGGGGCCAATCCGGTTTGGATTATGCTTCTAAAACCCTGTGCCGGGTCCATAATGGCTTCTTCCCcataatttttcataaataGGGATTTGGGACTTTAGGGTAAGACTTCATTTTGACGTTTGTTTACAGTGTTCCCACTGAATGAGACTGTGATCAAATCTTTGCATAACGGCTGCTTCACACCTCCATTACTAATAAATCCATAATAAAGCACAGTTGGGAATATCACGGAATGGGCTCCCCGCCTTTCCCGTTACGTTTCACTATAACCGTTACCACTTTATTATTACTCTTTACTTATAAAATCATTAAGATAATAAGATACAAATCAAACACGAAGTTGGATAAAATTtcaattcttctccttcttcttctttggggattgaaatttgaaacatgaaaaagaagaaggaaaaaaaaaaaaagggctgtAAAGGCAGATGAGTAATCATGTGGCGCACCGTGAGTGAatcctattcctcttcttgaaAAGACAAGAATGTTCTTCTGGACATCACGAAATTTTATGAATTTAAAGATGATTAGGGTTATTTACTGTCTTTTCACTGGGAAAGGGTGGTGTGCTGTCCCTCCCAGAAAGGATTATCTTCACTccagaaaagagggagagagggagagagggagagaggggaaCTAGGAAGTAGGAACTAGAATAGTAGAAGTAATCCACCTGTGGAGGAAATTCTTATCTTTCACTCTTCATGAACTGAGGGAGGgccggaggggggggggggaaaaagaagaagaagaagaaggaatgtcGATCTGGGTCTGAGTCACTTAGAAGTAAAAGGGTATCTTCAGCACTGGACAGAGTGATTGGCTAGGggagtgaaagagagagaaacacagAGTGGGAGTGATGGGTGGAGTGACTTCATCCATGGCGGCCAAGTTCGCGTTCTTCCCACCTAATCCTCCTTCTTACAAGGTGGTAACAGACGAAGTCACTGGTCTCTTAATCCTCAGTCCTTTCCCTCACCGTGAGAACGTCGATGTTCTCAAATTGCCCACTCGTCGGGGCACCGAGATTGTAGCTATCTACGTCCGACACCCCATGGCGACCTCAACTCTTCTCTACTCTCACGGTAACGCCGCTGATCTGGGCCAGATGTATGAGCTCTTTATTGAATTGAGCATCCATTTACGCGTCAATCTCATGGGGTAcgcttctctctttctctgtctctggTATTTTTGGCCTTTTTGTTGTATGTCCGGCTTTCTGTTTGAGATTTAATCATTCAAGCCATGGGTTTATTGGAGAGAGTGGGAAATGGTGAAATTCTGGTGAATTTACCTATGCCCACTTTAATACtcttttacctttttctttcGTCTTCAAGAATGTTGTAATTTTGTGAGGGTCATCTTGGGATATTGGGGATCAGTTGGAAAACAAGCAGCAGTAGTTTTTTCAACCACCCAGCGTTATTAGACGTGGTGATATTTAGAGTAAAATGTACTGAATTTCGGTGAATtgagctcttcttcttctggaatTTGCGGCCGAATTGTTTCACAATTGGATTGTTTGATGCTTTGTAGTTGTTTTGAGCTTTTAGCTGTGGAGCATTCCTCGAGGTATCAGCTTTTCATTTTACGGTGACTGCAAGGTTTAGCACTTAGGCTGGTGTGGGAATGATGTTCCTGCGTGAAGTGGGTGCGTACTTATTTGGTTTAGCTTTACTCACCTGTATTTTTAGCTAAATCAATTGATCTGCACTAAACAAAGGGAGGGAATAAGTCTGTTCCTGCCATTTGAGAGATGGATCCATTGTAGGGtatcttttttacttttgtaGCTCTGAGGTTCTTGGATCTGTGCTTGATTGCAAAAAGCATTCTTTGAGTAAAGGGTGCCCACTGTATGAAGTTAGCTATTTCCGGATGGCTTGGATTGATAATCTTTTTCTTGTCCTAAAATTTGTCTAGTAGAATTGCTTGGATGGTCTTAATCTTTTCTTcgtattaaaggaaaaaaggggggTTCCTCACACATTTTAATTTCATCCAGGTACGACTATTCTGGCTATGGACAGTCAACTGGAAAGGTTAGTGTTAGTTTTAATTTTGCCTTGTCATAATCTCCATtctacaaattatttgacaaaaAATTACATATTCATATCAAATCTCAAGTACACGTTTTTCTTGTTCTGTAGCCAAGTGAGCAGAACACTTATGCGGATATTGAAGCTGCCTATAAGTGTCTTGAAGAGAATTATGGAGCTAAGCAGGAGGAGATAATCCTTTATGGTCAATCCGTTGGAAGTGGCCCCACGTTGGATCTCGCTGCTCGCTTGCCCCAATTAAAAGCTGTTGTTCTGCATAGTCCTATACTCTCAGGCTTACGGGTCATGTATCCTGTGAAACGCACATATTGGTTTGACATCTATAAGGTACATTCTTCTTGTCCAGTTAATCTTAAGAGTTGACCTGTTGAACTTTCATGCATAGTTCTTT
The nucleotide sequence above comes from Telopea speciosissima isolate NSW1024214 ecotype Mountain lineage chromosome 3, Tspe_v1, whole genome shotgun sequence. Encoded proteins:
- the LOC122656078 gene encoding alpha/beta hydrolase domain-containing protein 17C-like, coding for MGGVTSSMAAKFAFFPPNPPSYKVVTDEVTGLLILSPFPHRENVDVLKLPTRRGTEIVAIYVRHPMATSTLLYSHGNAADLGQMYELFIELSIHLRVNLMGYDYSGYGQSTGKPSEQNTYADIEAAYKCLEENYGAKQEEIILYGQSVGSGPTLDLAARLPQLKAVVLHSPILSGLRVMYPVKRTYWFDIYKNIDKIPLVNCPVLIIHGTSDEVVDCSHGKQLWELCKEKYEPLWLKGGNHCDLELYPEYIRHLKKFISTIEKSPSERYSSRRSTDRFEQSRRSTDCFEPSRKSTDRREKPRQSTDRAEKLKSHEYKSNNIDRLEKLRISFDQMDRSRRSVDCLEKSRKSVDLQLERARKSVDRLDRIRT